Proteins found in one Sphingobium sp. V4 genomic segment:
- a CDS encoding isoprenylcysteine carboxylmethyltransferase family protein: MSKADPCPKSSVSHGVGIAGLVGLGVWTLIARHYGMNGPHAGLAAVVACGLPMVLWSLIVDKVHRNASTGIDWEAAPRPVRQMLDISIIKIAGLWATWLAIAIFYCIARWYWSGNYRFSMDLFINAAPWLLVFSIPYVVWIDRRLIEPRDASYSFGQWVIGGAAGKPDMEQVAHHARAWAVKGFFLAFMISIVPGNFTNVVNWRIEDSFANPVALAGFLIAAMFMIDVCLATVGYILTFKPLDSHIRTANPYLGGWLAALICYPPFVLMGGGGPLDYHAGGAEWDYWTQGALQWLLGGWLVLLTAIYAWATVAFGLRFSNLTHRGILTHGPYRWTRHPAYLSKNLFWWFSALPFLTVSGSMTDMVRNCAMLALTNAVYYWRARTEEQHLSADPDYRAYSDWMERNAPVPRFFAWMTGRKRETAVVAQPAE; this comes from the coding sequence ATGAGCAAGGCCGATCCCTGTCCCAAATCCTCGGTGAGCCATGGCGTCGGCATCGCCGGCCTGGTTGGGCTGGGCGTCTGGACGCTGATAGCGCGTCATTATGGGATGAACGGTCCCCACGCAGGACTTGCCGCCGTGGTCGCGTGCGGGTTGCCCATGGTGCTCTGGTCGCTGATCGTAGACAAGGTGCATCGCAATGCATCGACGGGGATCGACTGGGAAGCCGCGCCCCGCCCGGTCCGGCAAATGCTGGATATCAGCATCATCAAGATCGCCGGACTATGGGCGACATGGCTGGCCATCGCCATCTTCTACTGCATCGCCCGCTGGTACTGGAGCGGCAATTACCGCTTTTCCATGGACTTGTTCATCAATGCGGCGCCCTGGCTGCTGGTGTTTTCCATCCCCTATGTCGTCTGGATCGACCGGCGCCTGATCGAGCCAAGGGATGCCTCCTACAGTTTCGGACAATGGGTGATCGGCGGCGCGGCCGGCAAACCCGACATGGAGCAGGTGGCGCATCATGCTCGCGCCTGGGCGGTGAAGGGATTTTTCCTCGCCTTCATGATCTCGATCGTGCCGGGCAATTTCACCAACGTTGTGAACTGGCGGATCGAGGATAGCTTCGCCAACCCCGTGGCGCTGGCAGGGTTCCTGATCGCGGCCATGTTCATGATCGACGTCTGTCTGGCGACGGTCGGTTACATCCTGACATTCAAACCTCTGGATTCCCATATCCGCACCGCCAATCCCTATCTGGGCGGCTGGCTGGCGGCGCTGATCTGCTACCCGCCCTTCGTGCTGATGGGCGGCGGCGGGCCGCTCGACTATCATGCCGGTGGGGCGGAATGGGATTATTGGACGCAGGGCGCGCTGCAATGGCTATTGGGCGGCTGGCTTGTGCTGCTGACCGCCATCTATGCCTGGGCGACGGTGGCGTTCGGCCTGCGCTTTTCCAACCTGACCCATCGGGGCATCCTGACCCATGGTCCTTACCGCTGGACGCGGCACCCGGCCTATCTGTCGAAGAATCTCTTCTGGTGGTTTTCGGCGCTGCCTTTCCTGACGGTCAGCGGGTCGATGACCGACATGGTCCGCAACTGCGCGATGCTGGCGCTAACCAACGCGGTCTATTATTGGCGCGCCAGGACCGAAGAACAGCATCTGTCGGCCGATCCCGACTATCGCGCCTATAGCGACTGGATGGAGCGTAACGCACCGGTCCCGCGCTTCTTCGCCTGGATGACGGGCAGGAAGCGCGAGACGGCGGTGGTGGCCCAGCCGGCGGAGTAG
- a CDS encoding peptidase S14, translating into MLMTAPLLGPKDFEFPSIMLSGIVDHGMYLHFKNCLSTAPQQGLVVVEISTLGGDPEIARLMGEDIRFHSELYPERRLVFMGRTAVYSAGATFMSFFATENRYLTRGTRLMIHERIITKSIQLAGPLSTCIATLKATLNEIESSIAIQNEGFQNLILGSQVTMEQLLEKAPENWYLEANEAQVLGLIAGVL; encoded by the coding sequence ATGCTGATGACCGCGCCGTTGCTTGGCCCCAAGGATTTCGAATTTCCCTCGATCATGCTGTCGGGAATCGTCGACCATGGCATGTACCTGCATTTCAAGAATTGCCTGTCCACCGCGCCGCAGCAGGGGCTGGTCGTGGTCGAAATCTCCACTCTGGGCGGCGACCCGGAAATCGCCCGGCTGATGGGCGAGGACATCCGCTTCCATTCCGAACTCTATCCCGAGCGGCGGCTGGTATTCATGGGCCGCACGGCGGTCTATTCGGCGGGGGCGACCTTCATGAGCTTCTTCGCGACCGAGAATCGCTATTTGACGCGCGGCACGCGGCTGATGATCCATGAACGGATCATCACCAAGTCGATCCAGCTGGCCGGGCCGCTTTCCACCTGCATTGCGACGCTGAAGGCGACGCTCAACGAGATCGAATCATCCATCGCCATCCAGAATGAGGGATTCCAGAACCTGATCCTGGGATCGCAGGTGACGATGGAGCAACTGTTGGAAAAGGCGCCGGAAAACTGGTATCTGGAGGCGAATGAAGCGCAGGTGCTGGGGCTGATCGCCGGCGTGCTGTGA
- a CDS encoding thiamine phosphate synthase — translation MHRRHRKKLPGLWLITDERVTDDALLEAAERLPKGRAGIIFRHYRTERDGRRALFAAVREIARRRRLVLLLAGDRRDAAAWKADGWHGHGRKRLGRGMIRSAPAHDACEMAAARLVRADMILLSPLFPTRSHPGARSLGRVRFAALARVADGFVLALGGVNAAHEPMLRAIGAKGWAAIDGLTRSPPARRKADIPD, via the coding sequence ATGCACCGCCGCCACCGCAAAAAGCTGCCCGGCCTCTGGCTGATCACCGATGAGCGGGTGACGGACGATGCGCTGCTGGAGGCGGCCGAGCGGTTGCCGAAGGGCAGGGCGGGCATCATCTTCCGCCATTATCGCACCGAAAGGGACGGACGGCGGGCCTTGTTTGCTGCCGTGCGCGAGATCGCGAGGCGTCGGCGGCTGGTGCTTCTGCTGGCAGGGGACAGACGGGATGCCGCCGCCTGGAAGGCTGACGGCTGGCATGGCCATGGGAGGAAGCGCCTGGGGCGCGGCATGATCCGCAGCGCGCCGGCGCATGATGCCTGCGAAATGGCTGCGGCGCGTCTTGTGCGAGCGGATATGATCCTGCTGTCGCCACTTTTCCCAACCCGGTCGCATCCCGGGGCACGGTCTCTCGGCCGCGTGCGCTTCGCGGCGCTGGCGCGGGTGGCGGACGGGTTTGTCCTGGCGTTGGGAGGGGTGAACGCAGCGCATGAGCCCATGCTGCGTGCCATTGGCGCGAAGGGCTGGGCGGCGATCGATGGGCTGACACGTAGCCCGCCAGCGCGGAGAAAAGCCGATATTCCGGACTAG
- a CDS encoding long-chain fatty acid--CoA ligase, translating to MFFARAAEKGDAPFLWRKSGGQWRSQSWAEVAGQVVALAAALKAQGLSPGDPVMLVSENRPEFCIADLAIMAAGCVTVPTYTTNTTRDHQHILTDSGARAVIVSTAKLAQALMPAVVRSQASFVIGMEPLRGAQGGCACHLWSDLIAAHAVRAADVDAFAVTQTATRNDQACIIYTSGTGGAPRGVMQHHGAILANVEGAGKIVAEDFGWGDEIFLSFLPLSHAYEHSGGQFLPMLLAGQIYYAEGLEKLASNIEEARPTIMVVVPRLFEVLRTRIIKSIEKQGKFPTYLLGQALRIAAKEQAGKGSVLDLPMKLLLSRTLIPKIRARFGGRMKALVSGGAPLNPDVGLFFDAMGLTLLQGYGQTEAGPVVSCNRPAAGIAMDTVGPPLDGVEVRIAEDGEILVRGELVMHGYWRNPAETEKVLKNGWLHTGDIGEIDERGRIRITDRKKDLIVNDKGDNVSPQKIEGMLTLQSEIGQAMVHGDRRPYLVGLIVPDAEWTREWASAQAIAPDAAAANPAYQAALRAAVDRVNDDLSVIERVRRFILADEPFTIENEEMTPSMKIRRHVIRKRYADQLDALYKG from the coding sequence ATGTTCTTCGCCCGCGCTGCCGAAAAGGGTGACGCCCCCTTCCTCTGGCGCAAAAGCGGCGGCCAATGGCGCAGCCAAAGCTGGGCCGAGGTCGCAGGCCAGGTCGTCGCGCTCGCCGCAGCATTGAAGGCGCAAGGACTGAGTCCGGGCGACCCGGTAATGCTGGTCAGCGAAAACCGTCCCGAATTCTGCATCGCCGACCTCGCGATCATGGCGGCGGGCTGTGTCACCGTGCCGACCTACACCACCAACACGACGCGCGATCATCAGCATATATTGACCGACAGCGGCGCCCGCGCCGTCATCGTCTCCACCGCCAAGCTGGCGCAGGCGCTGATGCCCGCCGTCGTCCGCTCGCAAGCCAGCTTCGTCATCGGCATGGAGCCTCTGCGCGGAGCGCAGGGCGGCTGCGCCTGCCATTTGTGGAGCGATCTGATCGCAGCCCATGCCGTCCGTGCCGCCGATGTCGATGCCTTCGCCGTCACCCAGACCGCCACCCGAAACGACCAGGCCTGCATCATCTACACAAGCGGCACCGGCGGCGCGCCGCGCGGCGTGATGCAGCATCATGGCGCGATCCTTGCCAATGTGGAGGGGGCGGGCAAGATCGTCGCGGAGGATTTCGGCTGGGGGGATGAGATATTCCTTTCCTTCCTTCCCCTCTCCCACGCCTATGAGCATAGCGGCGGCCAGTTCCTGCCCATGCTGCTGGCCGGGCAGATCTATTATGCGGAAGGTCTGGAAAAGCTGGCTTCCAATATCGAGGAAGCGCGCCCGACGATCATGGTCGTCGTCCCCCGCCTGTTCGAGGTGCTGCGCACCCGCATCATCAAGTCGATCGAGAAGCAGGGGAAATTTCCAACCTATCTGCTGGGTCAGGCCCTGCGCATCGCGGCGAAGGAGCAGGCCGGCAAGGGCTCTGTGCTCGATTTGCCGATGAAGCTGCTCCTCTCCCGCACCCTTATACCCAAGATCCGGGCGCGCTTCGGCGGCCGGATGAAGGCGCTGGTGTCGGGTGGCGCGCCGCTCAACCCTGATGTCGGCCTCTTCTTCGACGCCATGGGCCTCACTCTGCTGCAAGGCTATGGCCAGACCGAGGCGGGGCCAGTGGTCAGTTGCAACCGCCCCGCGGCCGGCATTGCGATGGACACGGTCGGCCCGCCCCTGGACGGGGTAGAGGTCAGGATCGCCGAGGATGGAGAGATACTGGTGCGCGGCGAGCTGGTCATGCACGGCTATTGGCGCAACCCGGCCGAGACGGAGAAAGTGCTGAAGAACGGGTGGCTCCACACCGGCGACATCGGTGAGATCGACGAACGGGGCCGCATCCGAATCACCGACCGCAAGAAGGATCTTATCGTCAACGACAAGGGCGACAATGTCTCGCCGCAGAAGATCGAGGGAATGCTCACGCTCCAGAGCGAGATCGGCCAGGCCATGGTCCATGGCGACCGCCGCCCCTATCTGGTCGGGCTGATCGTACCGGATGCGGAATGGACCCGCGAATGGGCGTCGGCGCAAGCTATAGCGCCCGACGCCGCCGCGGCCAACCCCGCCTATCAGGCGGCGCTGCGCGCGGCGGTGGACAGGGTGAACGACGACCTGTCGGTAATCGAGCGCGTCCGTCGCTTCATTCTGGCGGATGAGCCTTTCACCATCGAGAATGAGGAAATGACGCCTTCGATGAAGATCCGCCGCCATGTGATCCGCAAGCGCTACGCTGACCAGCTGGACGCGCTGTACAAGGGGTGA
- the ubiA gene encoding 4-hydroxybenzoate octaprenyltransferase, giving the protein MNQTIVPDSEARGLLARLPETPRTLAQLARFDRPIGWWLLFWPGAWAVALAGGGFARWPLVAWLLLGSIAMRGAGCVFNDIVDRDLDRKVARTAARPLASGAMSVKTAWAWLIGLCLIGLIVLLQLHLYAQIVALGSLALVAAYPFMKRITGWPQLWLGLVFSWAALVGWSEVVGALTLPGLLLYGGTIFWVVGYDTIYALQDREDDALIGIGSSALSMGRHVRAGVTFCYALALTLWACAIWQVRADALALAALLPMAAHLSWQVATLKQDGVDPLAKFRSNRFSGFLMFLGCLVVGSAA; this is encoded by the coding sequence GTGAATCAGACGATCGTCCCCGACAGCGAAGCGCGCGGCCTGCTGGCGCGGCTGCCGGAAACCCCGCGCACGCTGGCGCAGCTGGCGCGGTTCGACCGGCCGATCGGGTGGTGGCTGCTCTTCTGGCCCGGCGCCTGGGCCGTGGCGCTCGCGGGCGGCGGATTCGCCCGCTGGCCGCTGGTCGCCTGGTTGCTGCTGGGCAGCATCGCGATGCGCGGCGCGGGTTGCGTGTTCAACGACATCGTCGACCGCGATCTCGACCGCAAGGTGGCGCGTACCGCCGCCCGGCCGCTGGCGAGTGGGGCGATGTCGGTAAAGACCGCCTGGGCCTGGCTCATCGGCCTGTGTCTCATCGGCCTGATCGTTTTGCTCCAACTCCACCTCTACGCGCAGATCGTGGCGCTGGGCAGTCTTGCGCTGGTCGCGGCCTATCCCTTCATGAAGCGGATCACCGGCTGGCCGCAGCTCTGGCTGGGCCTGGTCTTTTCCTGGGCGGCGCTGGTGGGATGGAGCGAGGTCGTCGGCGCACTCACCCTGCCTGGCTTGCTGCTCTACGGCGGAACTATTTTCTGGGTCGTGGGCTATGACACCATCTATGCGCTGCAGGACCGGGAGGATGATGCGCTGATCGGGATCGGTTCGAGCGCATTGTCGATGGGGCGGCATGTCCGGGCGGGCGTGACTTTCTGCTACGCGCTGGCCCTGACCCTTTGGGCCTGTGCGATCTGGCAGGTGCGCGCCGACGCGCTGGCGCTTGCGGCGCTGCTGCCGATGGCGGCGCATCTGTCGTGGCAGGTGGCGACCCTCAAGCAGGATGGCGTCGATCCGCTGGCCAAATTCCGGTCCAACCGTTTTTCCGGCTTCCTGATGTTCCTAGGTTGCCTGGTGGTGGGGAGCGCCGCATGA
- a CDS encoding DUF1345 domain-containing protein yields the protein MRSRPLFPWRYGMFLALLALAAPLAVLLPWHEAVMAGFDLAAIAFMASVAPLIDAAPDTMRRNAQANDANRGLMLLLTGIVSLVILVAVGVAISQHGGPDGAMIALLLATLLIAWVFSNLVYAMHYAHIFYLPDGLGKDRGGLDFPATNEPGYWDFLYFAFTLGMTFQTSDVSVTTSAMRRTVLFQCLAAFLFNIGILAFTINVLGGSGS from the coding sequence ATGCGATCCCGGCCCCTCTTTCCCTGGCGTTACGGTATGTTCCTGGCGCTGCTTGCGCTCGCGGCGCCGCTTGCGGTGCTGCTGCCCTGGCATGAGGCGGTGATGGCCGGGTTCGATCTGGCTGCGATCGCCTTCATGGCTTCGGTCGCGCCGCTCATTGATGCCGCCCCCGATACGATGCGTCGCAATGCGCAAGCAAACGACGCCAATCGCGGCCTGATGCTGCTGCTGACCGGAATCGTCAGTCTGGTAATCCTGGTGGCGGTGGGGGTCGCGATCAGCCAGCATGGCGGACCGGACGGAGCGATGATCGCGCTTTTGCTGGCTACGCTGCTGATCGCCTGGGTTTTCTCGAACCTCGTCTATGCCATGCATTATGCCCATATCTTCTACCTGCCCGATGGCCTCGGGAAGGATCGGGGCGGCCTGGATTTTCCGGCGACGAATGAACCGGGCTACTGGGATTTCCTCTATTTCGCCTTCACCCTGGGCATGACCTTCCAGACGTCGGACGTCTCAGTGACGACGAGCGCGATGCGCCGGACGGTGCTGTTCCAGTGCCTGGCGGCGTTCCTCTTCAACATCGGCATCCTCGCCTTCACCATCAACGTGTTGGGCGGGTCAGGCAGCTGA
- a CDS encoding phospholipase D-like domain-containing protein, which produces MTPQPGEDCWRIARADKASVIIDADAYFRHARAAMMKARRRIMLIGWDFDAAISLIREDEAEDDAPLVIGDFISWLVDQTPELEIFLLRWDVGAMKSMARPSNLYTTLKWMAHPRVTVKLDSHHPPAASHHQKIVVIDDCFAFCGGIDMTGDRWDTRHHRDEDPGRRHPDGSPYGPWHDATTALKGPVAAALGDHARARWKGAGGDALEPVEGSHDCWPDRLPVQFEQVDVAIARTAPKMDDQEELTEIERLYLNQIAAARRHIYAESQYFASRRIAEAIAKRLVEADPPEIVIVNPEQADGWLEQQAMDTARARLFEALKARDAHGRFRIYHPFTQRGAPIYVHAKILIVDDRLIRVGSSNMNNRSMRLDTECDISIDTALPANDGRQATILRIRDELIAEHLDLPVERVATVIAERGLIAAIEELRQKPGRTLRPYVTPDLNEVQAWLADHEVLDPEGPEEMFEAVSERGLFRRMRGWFGRG; this is translated from the coding sequence ATGACGCCGCAGCCCGGCGAGGACTGCTGGCGCATCGCGCGCGCCGACAAGGCCAGCGTCATCATCGACGCCGACGCCTATTTCCGTCATGCCCGCGCGGCGATGATGAAGGCCAGGCGCCGCATCATGCTGATAGGCTGGGATTTCGACGCCGCAATCAGCCTGATCCGCGAGGATGAGGCGGAGGATGACGCGCCGCTGGTCATCGGCGACTTCATCAGCTGGCTCGTCGATCAGACGCCTGAGCTGGAGATTTTCCTGCTGCGCTGGGATGTCGGCGCGATGAAGTCGATGGCGCGGCCGAGCAATCTCTACACCACGCTCAAATGGATGGCGCATCCGCGCGTCACGGTGAAGCTGGACAGTCATCATCCGCCGGCCGCATCGCACCACCAGAAGATCGTTGTGATCGACGATTGCTTCGCTTTCTGCGGCGGCATCGACATGACCGGCGATCGTTGGGACACGCGCCATCATCGCGACGAAGATCCGGGTCGTCGTCACCCGGACGGGTCGCCCTACGGCCCCTGGCATGATGCGACCACGGCGCTGAAGGGGCCGGTGGCGGCCGCGCTGGGCGATCATGCGCGGGCGCGATGGAAGGGGGCGGGTGGCGATGCGCTGGAGCCAGTCGAAGGCAGCCATGACTGCTGGCCGGACCGGCTGCCGGTGCAATTCGAGCAGGTCGATGTCGCCATCGCCCGGACCGCGCCGAAGATGGACGACCAGGAAGAACTGACCGAGATCGAGCGGCTATATCTGAACCAGATCGCGGCGGCGCGGCGGCATATCTATGCCGAGAGCCAATATTTCGCCTCGCGTCGGATTGCCGAGGCGATCGCGAAGCGACTGGTGGAAGCCGACCCCCCCGAAATCGTCATCGTCAATCCGGAGCAGGCCGATGGCTGGCTGGAGCAGCAGGCGATGGACACGGCCCGCGCCCGGCTGTTCGAGGCGTTGAAGGCGCGCGACGCGCACGGGCGCTTCCGCATCTATCACCCGTTCACCCAGCGTGGCGCCCCCATCTACGTCCATGCCAAGATATTGATCGTGGACGACCGGCTGATCCGCGTCGGATCGTCCAACATGAACAATCGATCGATGCGGCTGGACACCGAATGCGACATCTCCATCGACACCGCGCTGCCGGCCAATGACGGACGGCAGGCGACGATATTGCGGATTCGCGACGAGTTGATCGCCGAACATCTCGACCTGCCGGTGGAGCGGGTGGCGACGGTGATCGCCGAGCGCGGCCTGATCGCGGCGATCGAGGAGTTGCGACAGAAGCCGGGACGGACCTTGCGCCCCTATGTGACCCCGGACCTGAACGAGGTGCAGGCCTGGCTCGCGGACCATGAGGTGCTGGACCCCGAAGGTCCGGAGGAGATGTTCGAGGCGGTCAGCGAACGTGGCCTCTTCCGCCGGATGCGTGGCTGGTTCGGCCGGGGGTAA
- the ruvB gene encoding Holliday junction branch migration DNA helicase RuvB, with protein MTDDRLLTPARRPEDVDAALRPKSLDEFVGQQAARENLRIFIQAAKSRGDALDHVLFFGPPGLGKTTLAQIVAKEMGVGFRATSGPVIAKSGDLAALLTNLDEGDVLFVDEIHRLNPAVEEVLYPAMEDRALDLMIGEGPSARSVRIDLPRFTLVGATTRQGLLTTPLRDRFGIPVRLQFYTVEELELVVRRAARLLDLAITPDGAIEIARRSRGTPRIAGRLLRRVRDFANVAGAPAVDAKVADASLRRLEVDQLGLDLMDRRYLMMIADIYRGGPVGVETLAAGLSEARDTIEEVIEPYLIQLGLIARTARGRCLNGPGWKHLGLNPPAGSQDGLFD; from the coding sequence GTGACCGACGACCGCCTCCTCACCCCCGCGCGCCGTCCCGAGGATGTCGATGCCGCGTTGCGTCCGAAATCGCTGGACGAGTTCGTCGGCCAGCAGGCGGCGCGTGAAAATCTGCGCATCTTCATCCAGGCGGCCAAGTCGCGGGGCGATGCGCTGGACCATGTGCTCTTCTTCGGGCCGCCGGGCCTGGGCAAGACCACGCTGGCGCAGATCGTCGCCAAGGAAATGGGCGTAGGCTTTCGCGCGACCTCCGGCCCGGTTATCGCCAAGTCGGGCGATCTGGCCGCTTTGCTCACCAACCTGGATGAGGGCGATGTCCTGTTCGTGGACGAAATCCATCGCCTCAATCCGGCGGTCGAGGAAGTCCTCTACCCGGCGATGGAGGACCGCGCGCTCGACCTGATGATCGGCGAGGGGCCGTCCGCCCGTTCTGTCCGCATCGATCTGCCGCGCTTCACCCTCGTCGGCGCGACGACGCGTCAGGGGCTGCTCACCACGCCACTGCGCGACCGCTTCGGAATTCCCGTGCGGCTGCAATTCTATACGGTCGAGGAACTGGAACTGGTCGTGCGCCGCGCCGCGCGGCTGCTCGACCTGGCGATCACCCCGGACGGCGCGATAGAGATTGCCCGCCGATCGCGGGGCACCCCGCGCATCGCCGGGCGGCTGCTGCGCCGGGTGCGCGATTTCGCCAATGTCGCCGGTGCGCCTGCTGTCGACGCGAAGGTCGCCGACGCCTCGCTCCGCCGGCTCGAGGTCGACCAGCTCGGCCTCGACCTGATGGACCGGCGGTACCTGATGATGATTGCCGACATCTATCGTGGTGGCCCGGTCGGCGTCGAAACCCTCGCGGCGGGCCTTTCCGAGGCGCGCGACACGATCGAGGAGGTGATCGAGCCTTATCTCATCCAGCTTGGCCTCATCGCCCGCACGGCCCGGGGGCGATGCCTCAACGGGCCGGGCTGGAAGCATCTGGGCCTCAATCCGCCCGCAGGGTCACAGGACGGACTTTTCGACTGA
- a CDS encoding GNAT family N-acetyltransferase → MTAFHIRSFTPADTQGVIDLILSIQREEYGIDITAQDQPDLSEIPAFYRSGTGDFLVAEAKGRIVGTIAMKDIGADRVALRKMFVAAPRRGQKNGVAQALLNALLHLARERGVAEVLLGTTDAFLAAHRFYERNGFILVNADSLPSTFPRMAVDSCFYRLTLGARG, encoded by the coding sequence ATGACCGCCTTTCACATCCGCAGCTTCACGCCCGCAGACACCCAGGGCGTGATCGACCTCATCCTGTCGATCCAGCGCGAGGAATATGGCATCGACATCACCGCGCAGGACCAGCCTGATCTGTCCGAGATTCCGGCCTTCTACCGGAGCGGTACAGGCGATTTTCTGGTCGCAGAGGCGAAAGGCAGAATCGTCGGCACGATCGCGATGAAGGATATCGGCGCGGACCGGGTCGCGCTGCGCAAGATGTTCGTGGCCGCGCCCCGGCGGGGGCAGAAAAACGGCGTCGCCCAGGCCTTGCTTAACGCGCTGCTCCACCTTGCACGGGAACGCGGCGTCGCTGAAGTCCTGCTGGGCACCACCGATGCATTTCTGGCGGCCCACCGCTTCTACGAGCGCAACGGATTTATCCTGGTCAATGCCGATAGCCTGCCGTCCACTTTCCCCCGCATGGCGGTAGATAGCTGTTTCTATCGGTTGACGCTCGGCGCGCGCGGCTAG
- the ruvA gene encoding Holliday junction branch migration protein RuvA yields the protein MIAKLKGLLDSTGIDHAIIDVGGVGYLVGASSRTLAALGPVGEAVTIHTEMLVSDDAIRLVGFARAEERDWYRLLTHVQGVGSRVALAILSALEPHDLHRAVAMGDKAMIARANGVGPKLAQRIVNELKDKIGAAPAGGPAGMGGPVAVPTGGFAADALSALQNLGFKPHEASTAVAAAEEELGDTASLDALVRLALRKAAK from the coding sequence ATGATCGCGAAACTGAAGGGCTTGCTGGACAGCACCGGTATCGACCACGCCATCATCGATGTCGGCGGCGTGGGCTATCTGGTCGGCGCATCGTCGCGGACTCTCGCGGCGCTGGGGCCAGTGGGCGAAGCGGTGACGATCCACACCGAAATGCTGGTGTCCGACGATGCGATCCGCCTTGTCGGCTTTGCCCGCGCCGAGGAGCGCGACTGGTATCGGCTGCTCACCCATGTCCAGGGCGTGGGATCGCGCGTCGCGCTGGCCATCCTCTCCGCCCTCGAACCGCACGACCTGCACCGCGCCGTGGCGATGGGGGACAAGGCGATGATCGCGCGGGCGAACGGCGTCGGCCCAAAACTCGCCCAGCGCATCGTCAATGAATTGAAGGACAAGATCGGCGCGGCTCCTGCTGGTGGCCCGGCGGGCATGGGCGGGCCAGTGGCGGTGCCGACCGGCGGTTTCGCCGCCGACGCCCTGTCCGCGCTCCAGAATCTGGGCTTCAAGCCGCACGAAGCCAGCACTGCCGTCGCAGCCGCCGAAGAGGAACTGGGCGACACCGCCAGCCTTGACGCGCTGGTGCGCCTGGCGCTGCGGAAGGCGGCGAAGTGA
- a CDS encoding 16S rRNA (uracil(1498)-N(3))-methyltransferase, with translation MTATPAWPPQSAPRLHVETQLGEGVAVPVDGNPAHYLISVMRVKPDDIVLLFDGRSGEWAARARDIRKRDLVLECISQTRPPEIVPDFWLCCAPIKKGRIDLIAEKACELGVARLQPVLTRRAVVDKLNLDRLHAHLVEAAEQCGRTALPDLANMVKLDALLKGWSADRHLFFADETGGEPLAESLRAHIGPAAFLVGPEGGFDPAEREAIRATPGAVPVSLGPRILRAETAAIAATAAWMAINGDWD, from the coding sequence ATGACCGCAACCCCAGCCTGGCCGCCGCAAAGCGCCCCGCGCCTCCATGTCGAAACCCAGCTCGGCGAGGGGGTCGCCGTGCCGGTCGACGGCAACCCGGCCCATTATCTGATCAGCGTCATGCGAGTGAAGCCCGACGACATCGTGCTCCTGTTCGACGGCCGGTCCGGCGAATGGGCGGCACGTGCCCGCGACATTCGTAAACGGGATTTGGTGCTGGAGTGCATCAGCCAGACCAGGCCACCCGAAATCGTCCCTGATTTCTGGCTCTGCTGCGCGCCGATCAAGAAAGGACGGATCGACCTGATCGCGGAAAAAGCGTGCGAACTGGGCGTCGCCCGGCTCCAGCCGGTGCTCACCCGCCGCGCCGTGGTGGACAAGCTCAATCTCGACCGGCTCCATGCCCATCTGGTCGAAGCGGCAGAGCAATGCGGCCGCACAGCATTGCCCGACCTCGCCAATATGGTGAAGCTCGATGCGTTGCTCAAAGGCTGGTCCGCCGATCGCCATCTCTTTTTCGCCGACGAAACGGGCGGCGAACCGCTGGCCGAAAGCCTGCGCGCCCATATCGGCCCCGCCGCCTTCCTGGTCGGACCGGAGGGGGGATTCGATCCCGCCGAGCGGGAGGCGATCCGCGCCACGCCGGGCGCCGTGCCAGTATCGCTTGGCCCCCGTATCCTGCGGGCAGAGACGGCGGCAATCGCCGCCACGGCCGCCTGGATGGCGATTAATGGCGATTGGGACTAG